The Alphaproteobacteria bacterium LSUCC0719 genome includes the window TGTGGACGGTCTCGCCGCCAATGCGCATGCCTTCGCGGCGGATGGAATGTTCTGACATAGTGAAGTTTCCGTTCTGTTGATCGCCGGCCGATATGATTCTGGCTGGCTGTGGGCCGGTTTTGTGCCGATGAAGATCTGTTCTGATGTGGGTTCCCTATTGGGACGCGGCAATAGCCGCATAATGGAACGCGTCGAAATTGCGCAATGTCGGGGCCGATGGAAGTTCGATCTTCCGATTGACGATGAACGGCACTTCCTGCTCGGTCAGTCCGCCATGACTGCGCAACGGTTCCTTCAGCGCGGCAAGATCGTGCCGGTCCTCGGAGGTGCCGATGGTCATGTTTTCTTCCGACACGATCACGATGTCGCCAATCCGGTCGGCAGGCAGCTCAAAGCGCCGCACCGCCTCGTCACGGTCGATCACAAGCATGATGCCATCGAGGGCGGCAAGCCTGTTGCTGATCTCTCTCGCATCCGCGTCATCCGGAAGATAGGCGGTGGCAAAGGATCCCAGCGCGCCGTGATGAACCACATACGGATCGGTGATCGGCAGAATCACCCGCGCGGCAGCTGTGCCGAGCCATTCATCCAGACAATCCTGAACATAGACAACGGCAGGATCGCCGGCCTTGTCATGCTTTGGCTTCATGCCGTGGTCTGCCGTCAGGATAATGGTTGCGCCAAGGTCATCAAGTTGCCCCAGATAGCCGTCGACCATGGCGTGGAAATCCAGTGCTCCCTGTTCGTCGGGCGCGAATTTGTGCTGGATGTAATCGGTGGTCGACAGATACATCACATCAGGCTGCCATTCGGTCAGCAGCTTGACGCCGGCGGCAAAGACAAATTCCGACAATTCGCCGGAATAGACCTCCGGCACAGGCCGACCAAGCCAGGCACTGGCATCATCGATGCCGTTGGCCGCCTTTGTTGCCTGGTCGGCCCGCTCGGAGGAAAAGCAGATCGCACGATCATCATCGAAGGACAGTCCGGCTCCGAGAAGCGCGCGAAGCTTGTCTTTGGCCGTGACCAGCGCCACTCTGGCGCCAGCGGCGTAATAGCCTGAAAAAATCGTTGGCGCGCGCAGGAAGCGCACGTCATTCATCATCACTTCTTCACCGGTTTCCGGCTCAAAGAGATAGTTCCCGCAAATGCCATGAACGGCTGGTGGTCGGCCGGTGGCGATCGACATATTGTTGGGATTGGTGAAGGACGGAATGACCGAATGGGCAATCCGGCTTGTTCCCTTATAGCGGATGCGTTCCAGATTCGGCATCAGTCCACGTTCAGTGGCAACATCAAGATAGGCTGGCTCGCAGCCGTCAAGGCAGATCACGATAGCGCAGGTCTTTGGGGCTTCGTAGCGTCGGCCATTGGTTTCAACTGAAGTGGTAAATGCCATGTTTAGTTTCCCGTGTTTCTGTCCGATAACCGGCTCATTAGGTGATTACAGTAATTGATCTGGTTGCCCCTGATCTGGTTGCCCCTGATCTTGTTACAATTCATTCGACCGCGCTCGTCACGCGGACAGTTTCTGGCGTTCTGCCAGGGCGTCTTCTGGCGGTGCCGCGTTGGCAACACCCATTTCGGTCAGCGCATTGGCAGCGGCGGTGGCGACATTCTCCATCACCGCCGCGTCCATGCGGCCAATACATCCAATGCGGAAACTGTCGACGAGTGTCAGTTTGCCTGGATAGATAATATAGCCTTGACGCTTCATCAATTCATAGAATTGCGCGAAGTCGAAAGCCGGGTCCGCCGGGCTGAAGAAGGTCACAATGATCGGTGATAGCCAGCGCGCATCTAACAGGGTTTCAAACCCGATTTTCCGCATGCCGGCGACAAGCACATCGCGGTTCTGCGCATAACGTTCCCCCCGTGCCGCCACGCCGCCTTCAGCCTCGTGCGCCTTCAATGCCTCGATAAAGGCCGCGACGACATGCGTTGGCGGGGTATAGCGCCACTGTCCGGTCTTTTCCATGGCGGCCCACTGGGCATAGAGATCAAGGCTCAGTGAATGGGCGTTGCCTTTGCTGGCTTCGAGAGCGTCACGCCGCGCCAGAACAAAGCTGAATCCCGGTACGCCTTCGATACATTTGTTCGCCGATGACACCACCGCCTCAAAGGCAATCCTGTCAGGCTGAAGGTCAATTGCACCAAAGGCCGACATGCTGTCGATCAACAGCCTTCGGCCTGCGGCTGCGGTTGCGTCGGCAATTTCGGCAAGCGGGTTCAGAATACCCGAACTTGTCTCGCAATGTATCGCCATGACATGCGTGATTGCCGGATCCGCCGCGATCGCGGCGGCCACTTCGTCACCGCGCGGCGGCAGGTAATCGCCCTTGTCGATCACGGTTACCTGTCGCCCGAGATAGCGCACCGTTTCAGCGGCCCGGGCACCATAGGCGCCGTTTGACAACACCAGCACCTTGCCGTCGCGCGGCAGGAAGGTGCCAAGCATCGCTTCGACGCCAAAGGTTCCGGACCCCTGCATCGGAATGCATTCATAGGCATCCGCCCCGTTGCCGAGAAGGGCCAGCAACCGGCGTCGCAGATCGGCTGTCAACGCTCGAAAATCATCATCCCAGCTGCCCCAGTCACGCAGCATCGCGCGCTTCACCTCGATGGATGTCGTCAGCGGTCCCGGTGTCAGAAGATAGGGTTCACCCAGCTCGGGTGCCGGAAAGCGTGGATTGCCGTCTTTCATTTCGGTGTCTCCGTGAACAAGCATGATGATACTGGCCGGAAACCAGATATATGTATAATCTTTATTGTGAATATATATATAATTTCAGCCTATGGAATTCTTCAATGCGATACGCCCAGATCAGAGCCTTTCATCATGTCGCGCTTTGCGGTGGGTTTTCCCGCGCTGCCGATGCGCTCGGCCTGTCCCAGCCGGCGCTGTCAGAGCAGGTTCGCCAGCTTGAAGCGACCTATGACCTGCTGCTGTTCCGTCGCCAGAACAGACGCGTGGAACTGACCGAGCGGGGACAGGAATTGTTCAAATTGACAAGTGCCTTCTTTGAAGGTGAAGTGGCAATTTCCAGCTTTCTGGACGGTGCCCGTGGAGACGTGCGCGGGCCGTTGCGGATCATGGTGGACTCCACCGCCCATGCCACCGGACCGTTGCGGCGCTTTCGCGAGCGGCATCCGGATGTGCGGCTTGATATCAGCCACGGCAATTCGCGTGAGGTTCTGGCCGCGCTGCGCGCCTATGATGTCGAGGTCGGCATCTTTGGCAGCCAACCCGATGCCAGCGATCTGACGATGGTTGAGCTGGGGCTGTCACCCATTATCGCGATTGCCGGGCCGGATGCCTTCAGCGCGGCACCAGACAGCACGCCCCCGGACAGCATTCCAATTTCGAGGCTGGCCGAATTCCCGTTGATTTTTCGCGAGCAGGGGTCGGAAACGCAGGCGCGTGTCATGCGGGCTGCAAAACAGGCAGGTGTGAAGCTTGATGCCGTGATCATCGCCGAGGGGCGCGAGGCCGTTCGCGACCTGGTCGCCGAGGGATTTGGCATCGGCTTTGTCTCCGAAGCCGAGATTGGCAATGACATCAGACTTCGGCGGATCAGGCTGCAGGGCGTCAGCCCGTCAATGCCGGAAACGCTTGCCCATCTGTCGGCGCGGGCCGAAGTGCCGGTTATTCGCAGCTTCATGCGCACGCTTGCCAAACCTGACGCCAAGGACATACAGTCGCGCAGTTGATCATGCTCGATGACGTGATCTGTGCCGTTTTATATGACCGTGAGACCTGAATTATGGCGCGTCCCAATGTTCTGTTTGTGGTGTTTGACCAGATGCGGGCGGACTGTCTGTCCGGCGCGCTTGGAGACACTGTTGCGCTGCCCAATCTGCGGGCTTTCATGGATGACAGTGTTGCCTTTACCAACCATGTATCGGTGACCAGCCCGTGTGGTCCGGCGCGTGCCTCGCTGCTGACCGGACAATATGCAATGAACCACAGATCGGTGCGCAATGGCACGCCATTGGCTATGGACAAGCCTAACCTGGCTACCGAGTTGCGACGTGGTGGTATCACGCCGGTTCTCTATGGCTATACCGATACGGCTGCCGATCCCCGGCATTATGCCGCCGATGATCCGGTTTTGACGTCCTATGAACAGGTAATGAATGGCTTTCTCGAGGCGCTTGAGTTGCGGTTTGACGACAGCCGAACCTGGCGCGGGCATCTCGAGACGCACGGATATGATGTTCCGGCCGGCAATGATCTCTACATCCCGGTTGGTGACAGTCCCAATGCACCTGCGCTTTATCAAGCCGAACACAGTGATACGGCCTTCCTGACCG containing:
- the phnA gene encoding phosphonoacetate hydrolase, whose protein sequence is MAFTTSVETNGRRYEAPKTCAIVICLDGCEPAYLDVATERGLMPNLERIRYKGTSRIAHSVIPSFTNPNNMSIATGRPPAVHGICGNYLFEPETGEEVMMNDVRFLRAPTIFSGYYAAGARVALVTAKDKLRALLGAGLSFDDDRAICFSSERADQATKAANGIDDASAWLGRPVPEVYSGELSEFVFAAGVKLLTEWQPDVMYLSTTDYIQHKFAPDEQGALDFHAMVDGYLGQLDDLGATIILTADHGMKPKHDKAGDPAVVYVQDCLDEWLGTAAARVILPITDPYVVHHGALGSFATAYLPDDADAREISNRLAALDGIMLVIDRDEAVRRFELPADRIGDIVIVSEENMTIGTSEDRHDLAALKEPLRSHGGLTEQEVPFIVNRKIELPSAPTLRNFDAFHYAAIAASQ
- a CDS encoding 2-aminoethylphosphonate--pyruvate transaminase, whose amino-acid sequence is MKDGNPRFPAPELGEPYLLTPGPLTTSIEVKRAMLRDWGSWDDDFRALTADLRRRLLALLGNGADAYECIPMQGSGTFGVEAMLGTFLPRDGKVLVLSNGAYGARAAETVRYLGRQVTVIDKGDYLPPRGDEVAAAIAADPAITHVMAIHCETSSGILNPLAEIADATAAAGRRLLIDSMSAFGAIDLQPDRIAFEAVVSSANKCIEGVPGFSFVLARRDALEASKGNAHSLSLDLYAQWAAMEKTGQWRYTPPTHVVAAFIEALKAHEAEGGVAARGERYAQNRDVLVAGMRKIGFETLLDARWLSPIIVTFFSPADPAFDFAQFYELMKRQGYIIYPGKLTLVDSFRIGCIGRMDAAVMENVATAAANALTEMGVANAAPPEDALAERQKLSA
- a CDS encoding LysR substrate-binding domain-containing protein: MRYAQIRAFHHVALCGGFSRAADALGLSQPALSEQVRQLEATYDLLLFRRQNRRVELTERGQELFKLTSAFFEGEVAISSFLDGARGDVRGPLRIMVDSTAHATGPLRRFRERHPDVRLDISHGNSREVLAALRAYDVEVGIFGSQPDASDLTMVELGLSPIIAIAGPDAFSAAPDSTPPDSIPISRLAEFPLIFREQGSETQARVMRAAKQAGVKLDAVIIAEGREAVRDLVAEGFGIGFVSEAEIGNDIRLRRIRLQGVSPSMPETLAHLSARAEVPVIRSFMRTLAKPDAKDIQSRS